The proteins below are encoded in one region of Sporosarcina sp. FSL K6-1508:
- the modA gene encoding molybdate ABC transporter substrate-binding protein, translating into MVKKVRCYLVLLCLLLISAGCSNGQQPISGESNDNVELTISAAASLTDALVDLKPLFESENPTITLSFNPGGSGKLAQQIEQGAPSDVFLSASKKDMDKLQERNLILEDSRTDFAENELVLITNKEKPFNLSSFEEIDRAIIDHFAIGEPESVPVGRYTKQVLEKLGLGESLQSKLVLSSDVRQVLTHVEMGNADIGIVYASDAMISDKVKVLAVANPEWHDQIVYPGAVIADTAHPEEAKAFIAFLTGKQGKEVLRKFGFK; encoded by the coding sequence ATGGTGAAAAAAGTTAGATGTTATCTTGTTTTGCTATGTTTGTTATTGATTTCGGCAGGGTGTTCCAATGGACAACAGCCAATCAGTGGTGAATCAAATGATAACGTTGAATTAACAATTTCGGCCGCAGCCAGTTTGACGGATGCATTGGTTGATCTGAAGCCTTTGTTTGAAAGTGAAAATCCGACCATTACCCTGTCGTTCAATCCTGGAGGCTCAGGTAAATTAGCACAACAAATCGAGCAAGGTGCGCCTTCAGATGTATTCCTATCGGCAAGTAAAAAAGATATGGATAAGCTGCAGGAGAGAAATCTGATACTTGAAGATAGCCGAACAGACTTTGCTGAAAATGAACTGGTGTTAATTACGAATAAAGAAAAGCCATTCAATTTGTCCTCATTTGAAGAAATAGATCGAGCAATTATCGACCATTTTGCAATTGGTGAGCCAGAAAGTGTACCTGTTGGCCGTTATACGAAACAAGTTCTTGAAAAGTTGGGGCTTGGGGAGTCATTACAAAGTAAGTTGGTTTTGAGTTCGGATGTACGCCAAGTGCTGACGCATGTCGAAATGGGAAATGCGGATATTGGGATTGTATACGCTAGTGACGCAATGATTTCAGACAAGGTGAAAGTATTGGCCGTAGCTAATCCTGAATGGCATGATCAGATTGTCTACCCAGGGGCTGTCATTGCCGACACGGCACATCCTGAAGAGGCGAAAGCATTTATAGCATTTCTCACAGGCAAACAAGGCAAAGAAGTCTTGAGGAAATTCGGATTCAAGTAA
- a CDS encoding ATP-binding cassette domain-containing protein yields the protein MLEVHITKKLPHFLLDIELRVDDEILVLFGPSGSGKTSILNSIAGLDKPDGGYIRLDGKTYFCEKQQPLPAKQRNIGYLFQDYALFPHMTVKKNIAYGMKKKKEGEPPFQIEHLVSVLGIQHLLKKYPHQISGGEKQRVALARALATEPSILLLDEPLSALDHETRIECQDELLRLHEIWRIPFIIVTHDMNEAEKLGDRILYLEKGSVTKTVGNTAGRLASCN from the coding sequence ATGCTCGAAGTTCACATCACAAAAAAACTGCCTCACTTTTTATTGGATATCGAATTGAGGGTAGACGATGAAATTCTTGTTTTATTTGGACCATCAGGATCCGGGAAAACATCAATATTAAATAGTATAGCGGGGCTGGACAAGCCTGACGGGGGATATATCAGATTGGATGGAAAAACGTACTTCTGTGAAAAACAACAACCGCTGCCGGCTAAACAAAGAAATATCGGCTATCTCTTTCAGGATTATGCACTTTTTCCTCATATGACTGTGAAAAAAAATATTGCCTATGGCATGAAAAAGAAAAAAGAAGGAGAACCGCCATTTCAAATTGAACACTTAGTAAGTGTGTTAGGGATCCAGCATTTGTTAAAAAAATATCCCCATCAGATTTCTGGCGGGGAGAAGCAGAGGGTTGCACTGGCGCGGGCCCTAGCAACGGAACCATCCATTTTATTACTCGACGAGCCCTTATCTGCACTTGATCATGAAACACGGATCGAGTGTCAGGACGAGCTGTTAAGGCTCCATGAAATTTGGCGAATACCATTTATTATTGTTACGCATGACATGAATGAGGCGGAGAAGCTTGGTGATAGAATCCTGTATCTTGAAAAGGGATCGGTGACTAAGACTGTTGGTAACACGGCTGGAAGGCTAGCTAGCTGTAATTAA
- a CDS encoding rhodanese-like domain-containing protein gives MKEITPIEVQELLEKGEQLHLLDVREADEVEEGIIPGATHIPLGDVPVRMSELDVSKPYILICRSGGRSGRAAEFLGDEGYDVTNMVGGMLKWEGTTE, from the coding sequence ATGAAAGAAATCACACCAATCGAAGTGCAAGAGCTGTTAGAAAAAGGTGAACAACTTCACTTGCTTGATGTACGCGAAGCGGATGAAGTAGAAGAAGGGATTATCCCGGGCGCAACTCATATCCCTTTAGGAGATGTACCAGTGCGTATGAGTGAGCTTGATGTTTCTAAGCCGTATATACTTATTTGCCGTTCAGGAGGCCGTAGTGGACGTGCTGCGGAGTTTCTAGGGGATGAAGGGTATGATGTAACTAATATGGTAGGCGGCATGCTCAAATGGGAAGGTACTACTGAATAA
- the modB gene encoding molybdate ABC transporter permease subunit, which produces MLVNETDYTPLFLSLKVAGISTLFVFIAGVFFARILARKTFFGKGIIETLFLLPLVLPPTVVGFGLLILFGKNGFIGSWLYSTFGIQIIFSWLGAVIASIVVSFPLMYQSASAAFENLDAKLENVARTMGASEWRVFWTISFRLAWPGLLAGLVLSFARGLGEFGATLMLAGYIPGKTDTIPMAIYFAVESGQMEKATFWVVIIVALGFSTIMWLNWWSRRNMRRYKNDNG; this is translated from the coding sequence ATGCTAGTGAACGAAACGGATTATACGCCATTATTTTTATCGTTAAAAGTAGCGGGTATTTCTACTCTTTTCGTTTTTATTGCGGGAGTCTTCTTTGCGCGGATACTGGCACGCAAAACGTTCTTCGGTAAAGGGATTATCGAAACGTTATTTCTTTTGCCACTCGTTTTACCTCCGACTGTCGTGGGGTTCGGATTGCTCATACTTTTTGGAAAGAATGGTTTTATTGGCAGTTGGCTGTATTCCACGTTCGGTATTCAAATCATTTTTTCATGGCTCGGTGCAGTTATTGCCTCGATAGTCGTTTCTTTTCCTTTAATGTACCAAAGTGCAAGCGCAGCTTTTGAAAACTTGGATGCAAAGTTGGAGAATGTGGCTAGAACCATGGGAGCCTCTGAGTGGCGTGTTTTTTGGACCATTTCGTTTCGTCTTGCTTGGCCGGGTCTTCTTGCCGGTTTAGTTCTCTCTTTTGCAAGGGGCCTCGGCGAATTTGGTGCTACGTTGATGTTGGCGGGCTATATCCCAGGAAAAACAGATACGATTCCGATGGCAATCTACTTTGCTGTAGAATCCGGGCAAATGGAGAAGGCTACCTTTTGGGTAGTTATCATCGTTGCTTTAGGATTTAGTACAATCATGTGGTTAAATTGGTGGAGCAGACGGAACATGCGTCGCTATAAAAATGATAATGGATAA
- a CDS encoding helix-turn-helix transcriptional regulator, with protein sequence MREDISYTTEEIAQILKVSKLTVYDLIKKEELPSYRVGRQIRVDAHDLSAYKERAKSGRNIKRVDTHRPENPPFESKSSTTTRQIIISGQDLSLDILANYIEKNSNGYRPLRSYTGSLNSLVSMYQGEADVVSTHLFDGDTGEYNVPYIRKILVGQPYLIVNFLSRWEGFYVRKGNPKNIQSWTDLTKPGITMINREKGSGVRVLIDEKFRVEGISPYRVNGYESEELNHIGVASKVAGGDADVGIGIEKAARLVDVDFIPLIEERYDLVILKTEQNEGLIDLLTRILQSDSFQKEIKSIGGYDLSQTGNVIFETF encoded by the coding sequence ATGAGAGAGGATATTTCCTACACAACCGAAGAAATTGCTCAGATATTAAAAGTGTCCAAATTGACCGTCTATGATCTGATCAAAAAAGAAGAATTACCCTCGTACCGAGTTGGACGACAAATACGAGTAGACGCCCACGACTTGTCGGCTTATAAAGAGCGGGCCAAAAGCGGGAGAAACATAAAAAGAGTGGACACGCATAGACCGGAAAACCCTCCCTTTGAAAGTAAATCATCTACCACAACCAGACAAATCATAATTAGCGGTCAGGATTTAAGCTTAGACATATTAGCTAATTACATAGAGAAAAACTCAAACGGCTACCGTCCGCTTCGCTCATACACTGGAAGTTTGAACAGCTTAGTTTCCATGTACCAAGGAGAAGCGGATGTCGTAAGCACTCACTTATTTGACGGTGACACAGGAGAATATAATGTTCCGTACATCCGCAAAATTCTTGTGGGGCAACCTTATCTCATCGTCAATTTCCTATCACGTTGGGAAGGCTTTTACGTAAGGAAAGGAAATCCCAAAAACATTCAATCTTGGACTGATCTAACGAAGCCGGGAATCACAATGATAAACCGAGAAAAAGGTTCAGGTGTACGTGTATTAATTGATGAGAAGTTTCGGGTGGAAGGTATTTCTCCATATCGTGTAAACGGCTATGAGTCAGAAGAATTGAACCATATCGGAGTCGCCAGCAAAGTTGCAGGCGGGGATGCGGATGTAGGAATCGGCATCGAGAAGGCCGCCCGTCTTGTTGATGTTGACTTTATTCCCTTGATCGAAGAACGGTATGATCTCGTCATATTGAAGACCGAACAAAACGAAGGGCTTATTGATTTGTTAACACGTATTTTACAGTCAGATTCGTTCCAGAAAGAGATCAAATCAATCGGCGGCTACGATTTATCTCAAACAGGGAACGTTATCTTTGAAACATTTTAG